The following coding sequences lie in one Nitratireductor mangrovi genomic window:
- a CDS encoding DUF2865 domain-containing protein, with translation MAWRWLRTAHLAAMLAAMLAVPAAIDPADASSRLCRDLEARLASLGRTRSVASPQARRYEKAIRDQKSQIAKAERQKRRAGCSGSLFGRSSGNACQSIENTLDRMHSNLASLERKHAQLGGGRSGGDGGEKARLLASIRANDCRASAVAARDEPNSRNLFDELFGRREEQQRQEEEAKRRFPLSEDNRRRVVINRRGPIEILPNVTGSFRTLCVRTCDGYFFPVSFSTSARDLDRDEAACKAMCPGTEVELYLHRVPEEESEQMVSLAGVPYTELPSAFLYRDPNFSRPQNCGCNAERGFSIIAGETGRPDEGAPETVEPILPVPVARPDPASDPETLANRAGGLDREMVETLLAPPLRADETPVAADEGAEEDDGDRKVRVVGPVFLPDPEGAIDLTAPARTQAQ, from the coding sequence ATGGCATGGAGATGGCTGCGAACGGCGCATCTGGCGGCAATGCTTGCCGCCATGCTGGCTGTTCCGGCCGCGATTGACCCTGCCGATGCTTCCTCGCGGCTTTGTCGCGACCTCGAAGCCCGCCTCGCCAGCCTTGGCCGCACGCGCTCGGTCGCCTCGCCGCAGGCGCGCCGCTACGAAAAGGCGATCCGCGACCAGAAGAGCCAGATCGCCAAGGCCGAGCGCCAGAAGCGCCGCGCCGGCTGTTCAGGATCCCTGTTCGGCCGCAGTTCCGGCAATGCCTGCCAGTCGATCGAAAACACGCTGGACCGCATGCATTCCAACCTTGCCTCTCTCGAACGCAAGCATGCGCAGCTCGGCGGCGGCAGGTCGGGCGGTGACGGCGGCGAAAAGGCGCGGTTGCTGGCCTCGATCAGGGCCAATGACTGCCGCGCCAGCGCTGTCGCGGCGCGCGACGAGCCCAACAGCCGCAATCTTTTCGACGAGCTTTTCGGGCGTCGCGAAGAGCAGCAGCGCCAGGAGGAGGAAGCCAAGCGGCGCTTTCCGCTCAGCGAGGACAATCGCCGCCGTGTGGTGATCAACCGGCGCGGGCCGATCGAGATCCTGCCAAACGTGACCGGCTCATTCCGGACGCTCTGCGTCAGGACCTGCGACGGCTATTTCTTCCCGGTCTCGTTTTCGACGTCGGCGCGCGACCTCGATCGCGACGAGGCGGCCTGCAAGGCGATGTGCCCCGGGACCGAGGTCGAACTTTATCTGCACCGGGTGCCCGAGGAGGAAAGCGAGCAGATGGTGTCGCTGGCCGGCGTTCCGTATACGGAACTGCCTTCGGCCTTCCTCTATCGCGATCCGAATTTCTCGCGCCCGCAGAATTGCGGCTGCAACGCCGAGCGCGGCTTTTCCATCATCGCCGGCGAGACCGGCCGGCCCGACGAAGGCGCGCCGGAAACGGTTGAACCGATCCTGCCCGTTCCCGTAGCCCGGCCTGACCCGGCCAGTGACCCCGAAACGCTGGCAAACCGCGCCGGCGGCCTCGACCGCGAGATGGTGGAGACCCTGCTGGCACCGCCGCTCCGTGCCGACGAAACCCCTGTCGCCGCGGACGAAGGAGCCGAAGAAGATGACGGAGACCGCAAGGTCAGGGTCGTCGGGCCAGTGTTTCTTCCCGACCCAGAAGGGGCAATAGATCTGACAGCTCCGGCCCGGACTCAAGCCCAGTAA
- a CDS encoding DUF2000 family protein yields the protein MFDTKTAIVLRDDLASWQALNVTAFLMSGIVAQEPGMIGEPYRDRDGHFYNPLSVQPVIVLAAGAATLTAIHKRALARGLTVSLYVEAMFSTGHDAANREAFARFGADDDAAVGIALREDKKTVDKVTKGARMHP from the coding sequence ATGTTCGACACCAAGACCGCCATCGTGCTGCGCGACGATCTCGCTTCCTGGCAGGCGCTCAACGTCACCGCTTTCCTGATGAGCGGCATCGTTGCGCAGGAGCCGGGCATGATCGGCGAGCCCTACCGGGACAGGGACGGCCATTTCTACAACCCGCTTTCGGTGCAGCCGGTGATCGTGCTCGCCGCCGGCGCGGCAACTCTCACTGCCATCCACAAACGGGCACTGGCGCGCGGCCTCACGGTTTCGCTCTATGTCGAGGCCATGTTCTCAACCGGTCATGACGCGGCCAATCGTGAGGCCTTTGCGCGCTTCGGAGCGGATGACGACGCCGCCGTCGGCATCGCGCTGAGGGAGGATAAGAAGACCGTCGACAAGGTCACCAAGGGCGCGCGCATGCATCCTTGA
- a CDS encoding AraC family transcriptional regulator, whose translation MNRDPAGEALAGLERSCERPGRDRIVAGTSAPGIERIEAHFAGKAFAPHRHDTYAIGVTLSGVQTFRYRGEQRYSRPGQVLVLHPDELHDGGAATAAGLRYRMLYLEPSLLRACLDGSALPFVPSPVLGDAPLRDALLDLLDGLDTQPEHLRVDDCLARIAHGLGRHAEQRPASGAVAVRQAALARDYLETHATRCVGSAELERVSGLDRYQLSRHFRTLYATSPHRFHVMRRLQRARALMMAGEPLAAAAAASGFADQAHFTRHFKKAYGMAPGRWRSLATPPAQHVA comes from the coding sequence ATGAACCGCGATCCTGCAGGCGAGGCGCTGGCCGGTCTTGAACGTTCTTGCGAACGGCCCGGAAGGGACCGCATCGTCGCCGGCACCTCCGCTCCCGGCATCGAACGCATCGAGGCGCATTTCGCCGGCAAGGCGTTTGCGCCGCACCGGCACGATACCTATGCGATCGGGGTGACGCTGTCGGGCGTGCAGACCTTCCGCTATCGCGGCGAACAGCGCTACAGCCGCCCCGGGCAGGTTCTGGTGCTGCATCCGGACGAACTGCACGACGGCGGCGCGGCAACGGCGGCCGGGCTGCGCTATCGCATGCTTTACCTGGAACCGTCGCTGCTGCGCGCCTGCCTCGACGGGAGCGCCCTGCCCTTCGTGCCGTCGCCGGTGCTTGGCGACGCCCCATTGCGCGACGCCCTGCTCGATCTTCTCGACGGGCTCGACACGCAGCCGGAACACCTGCGCGTCGACGATTGCCTGGCCCGCATCGCCCATGGTCTCGGGCGCCACGCCGAGCAGCGGCCGGCATCGGGGGCCGTAGCCGTCCGTCAGGCGGCACTGGCACGCGACTATCTGGAAACGCATGCCACGCGCTGCGTCGGCTCGGCCGAACTCGAACGCGTCAGCGGGCTCGACCGATATCAGCTGTCGCGGCATTTTCGCACGCTCTACGCCACCAGCCCGCATCGCTTTCACGTCATGCGCAGGCTGCAGCGGGCCCGCGCCCTGATGATGGCGGGCGAACCGCTGGCGGCCGCCGCGGCCGCCAGCGGGTTTGCCGACCAGGCCCATTTCACCCGCCATTTCAAGAAGGCCTACGGGATGGCGCCGGGACGATGGCGCTCGCTTGCCACGCCGCCGGCCCAACACGTCGCGTAG